The window CCTCTGCCAAGACCTTTTACTTCGCAACCTAATTCAAAATATCTTCGGATTTTATCGTCATCTAGAATCCCAAAACAGTCAATAATTGCCAAAGGTTGTCCAGCCCATTTCACGATATCATCTGGATTCAAATCCATATATTCCTGATGAGGAACAGCAAGAATCATAGCTTCAGCATCTACTAAGGCATCTTGCAAGTTTTTCTGAACTTTCAACTCCTTTAGTTCTTCTTGTTTTCTAAAATACTTACTCCACGAGTTAGGGAAAGTATCCTGATGTTCCAATTCAACCCAATTGTCTACATAAGGGTCATGCACTTTTACATCACCACCCATTTCTTTGATTCTTCTTAGAACCAATTCACTGCCACTGTAGCGTGTATCTCCAACATCCTGACGGTAGCTGGCTCCACAAATTAAAATATCAGAACCTGCAATATGAATGTCAATATTTCTAAGAGCATCGCGAGTTAGTTCCGCAACGTGTAATGCACGGGTATCATTAATATCAATAGCAGCAGGTGTAATTTTAAACACATCGTCACCATCATTGAAGCCCAGAATATGCTCGTAGGCCCAATAACCAAGGCCTCCATCTTTAGGTAAACAATAGCCACCTACTCCGGGTCCGGGAAACATGATATTGGAGTGAGTTGGTCTCATTTTAATGGCTTTATAAACCTTCACCATGTCAACACCCGTGCGCTCGGCAAACAAACTCCATTCGTTCATAAAAGCCAAAATACTAGCACGATATGAATTCTCAACTATTTTTGAAGTTTCTGATTCGATGGGTCTATCTAATACAGTAAGCGGATATTCTTTCGTATTTAAAACATCATTTAGAAACTGCTCAACTTTTGCTTTTGCATCAGCATCACAACCCGAACATACACGCCAGAAATCTCGAATAGAGGATACATATTCACGACCGGGCATTACTCGCTCGTAACTATGCGATAAAAGTGGAGTTGTTGCAATTCCTCTTTTCTTGAAAGCTTTTTTCATGATAGGCCAGGCCACTAACTCTGTTGTTCCCGGAGCAACTGTTGTTTCAATCAATGTCAAGCAATGTGCTTGAATTTT is drawn from Bacteroidota bacterium and contains these coding sequences:
- a CDS encoding GDP-mannose dehydrogenase, translating into WKIPIINRGEPPVKAEDPEVYEVINRVVKDKKTLTATYNNDCLSLADVVVVDVQCDFHKKELGNMRTGETDMAALEAAIKTIAEKIQAHCLTLIETTVAPGTTELVAWPIMKKAFKKRGIATTPLLSHSYERVMPGREYVSSIRDFWRVCSGCDADAKAKVEQFLNDVLNTKEYPLTVLDRPIESETSKIVENSYRASILAFMNEWSLFAERTGVDMVKVYKAIKMRPTHSNIMFPGPGVGGYCLPKDGGLGYWAYEHILGFNDGDDVFKITPAAIDINDTRALHVAELTRDALRNIDIHIAGSDILICGASYRQDVGDTRYSGSELVLRRIKEMGGDVKVHDPYVDNWVELEHQDTFPNSWSKYFRKQEELKELKVQKNLQDALVDAEAMILAVPHQEYMDLNPDDIVKWAGQPLAIIDCFGILDDDKIRRYFELGCEVKGLGRGHIQHIKKEVLRK